In the genome of Dasypus novemcinctus isolate mDasNov1 chromosome 30, mDasNov1.1.hap2, whole genome shotgun sequence, one region contains:
- the LOC139437881 gene encoding olfactory receptor 7A5-like: MEPGNETQISEFLLLGLISDPELQHLLFGLFLSMFLVTIFGNLLIILAIISDSHLHMPMYFFLSNLSFCDIGLYSTIVLKMLVNTQAQSGVITYAGYLTQMSFFMVFAVLEVFLLVVMAYDSFVAICHPLHYVVIMNPQFCVLLVLGFWTMTVLLSCLEGLIVLRLSFCSFVESPIFSVNFIRWSNLPVL, from the coding sequence ATGGAACCTGGAAATGAAAcacaaatttcagaatttcttctcctgggattaATAAGTGATCCAGAATTACAACATCTTCTCTTTgggctgttcctgtccatgtTCCTGGTCACTATCTTTGGAAACCTGCTCATCATTCTGGCCATCATCTCAGATTCCCACCTCCACatgcccatgtacttcttcctctctaactTGTCCTTTTGTGACATTGGTTTATACTCCACCATTGTCCTAAAGATGCTAGTGAACACTCAGGCACAGAGTGGAGTCATAACCTATGCAGGCTACCTCACCCAGATGAGCTTTTTCATGGTCTTTGCAGTACTGGAAGTCTTCCTCCTGGTTGTGATGGCCTATGACagctttgtggccatctgtcacccccttcACTACgtggtcatcatgaacccccagTTCTGTGTCCTTCTGGTTCTTGGGTTTTGGACCATGACGGTTCTGCTCTCCTGTTTAGAGGGGCTAATTGTATTACGACTGTCCTTTTGTTCATTTGTGGAAAGCCCCATTTTTTCTGTGAACTTCATCAGATGGTCCAACTTGCCTGTTCTGTAA